From Oscillospiraceae bacterium:
AATCGGCTCCAAAACGAGTTTATGTAACACCGAGACGTCAAGCGTGTCGAGCGGGTCGGTTGAATCAATCGGGTTAATAATAGTCATCAGATACCAATCGTCTCCTCCCGCATAAAACCCGAAGGCGTTCCGGTCGGCATGCTTCGCCAGTTCCGCTTCGGCAGTCTCCGGATGTTTCAATTTTGTGATCTCGAAATAGTTTGACCAGAGCTTTAAGAAAGCGGACGCATCGAAATGGGGCAGGGCGTGCAGCAGCCGGTAGATCGGCAGTACGGTCAGACCGGGGTCGTCGATGTCGCAAAGCAGCATCATCACGAAATTCGCCGGGTGGTCGCCCTCGACTTTCACACCGCTTTCGCGTAAATACCGGCGGAAATTGAGCGCGGTTTCGTAGCGGTGATGGCCGTCGGCGATGAAGAGCTTTTTGTTCTCAAACAATTTGCAAATCGGGAGGTATTTCTTACTGTCGGAAATGACCCAGAACCGGTGCAGGTCGCCCTCGGCAAAAAATTCCACCTCGGGTTTTTCGGTGAGCAGGCGTTCGGTGTGCGCGGCCAGCTCGCGAGTTTTGTCCTCAAACAGCGAGTAAACCGGGGAAAAACTGCAGCCGGTGACTTTCAACAATTCAAAACGATCAGCTTTGGGCCCCGAGAGCGTGTTTTCGTGCGGGATAATC
This genomic window contains:
- a CDS encoding DUF1015 domain-containing protein — translated: MAEVIPFRALRYHYKRAGDPGTLVCPPYDAVSEERRAELAQINSNNAIVLELPVGSDKYEAAKTTLDRMLSDGVLFEEKTPCLYYYERTYILKDETRRIGGYVARVGLAEQSEGVIIPHENTLSGPKADRFELLKVTGCSFSPVYSLFEDKTRELAAHTERLLTEKPEVEFFAEGDLHRFWVISDSKKYLPICKLFENKKLFIADGHHRYETALNFRRYLRESGVKVEGDHPANFVMMLLCDIDDPGLTVLPIYRLLHALPHFDASAFLKLWSNYFEITKLKHPETAEAELAKHADRNAFGFYAGGDDWYLMTIINPIDSTDPLDTLDVSVLHKLVLEPIGIDRENMAAQRNLDYTKSAEDLIAGVKSGKYNAGFFMNGTKVAQITAVAGAGEKMPQKSTWFFPKPVTGLYMNKIL